In Acidobacteriota bacterium, the following proteins share a genomic window:
- a CDS encoding multiheme c-type cytochrome codes for MIARPTISALARRARALAPLGAIALGLIAVAWATAAQTGGNPDLRAFTREPPEKIVTAEACGECHISELEVWKRTPHATGFKTLHRTEAAEAIAAKMGFRLMKRDSLCIECHYTPEFRGEQLRAVSGVSCESCHGAGRDWIDLHNDYGKGFDHTTETPQHREQRIAASRAAGMRRPTDLYGVAASCMGCHTVPDERLVNVGGHTTGSPGFELVEWSQGEIRHNFLQSFLTGDGTENRQHDDPEKRPMYVLGRLVDLEFTLRAAAEATEPGTYSRAVGRRAKTATVELRKIAQQAEIAEIADALEIVRGVRVVPDNRDALLAAADALATVAKRFAAADQVAAQSASLDPLVQGLPIALPEPEPAAVAATAATAAAPDGTAEAGDAAGATPATRVVRAGRPAVGDVKRRIRPASRHQTLGPGACSGCHQEANDWWARDAHFSSAEPFFSRSPQAVRIATLYGVPREQMVTGRHLCMNCHGTVVSGSEAFEVFDGASCESCHGAAADYLEIHREGDKAQGVNRPGYRKALAAGMVELKKLPVRAQTCTSCHYITDRRLISSGHPSGQDFDYVAGMAKVKHWPTADPGAGTLRSAFGTVVAARGAVPDVPLGELPETAEVAVAAASAGATPGRSWNRARPASRTVRGGRTPVASLRRPGAAPVELPPFPEIDAATPIEESLLLLKERLEQVYEAVRGER; via the coding sequence ATCTCCGAGCTCGAGGTCTGGAAGCGCACTCCGCACGCCACCGGCTTCAAGACGCTGCACCGCACCGAGGCGGCGGAAGCGATCGCCGCCAAGATGGGCTTTCGGCTGATGAAACGCGACAGCCTGTGCATCGAGTGCCACTACACGCCGGAGTTTCGCGGTGAGCAGCTGCGCGCCGTTTCGGGCGTGTCTTGCGAGTCCTGCCACGGAGCCGGGCGGGACTGGATCGATCTCCACAACGACTATGGCAAGGGCTTCGACCACACCACCGAAACGCCGCAGCATCGCGAGCAGCGCATCGCCGCCAGCCGCGCGGCGGGCATGCGCCGGCCCACGGACCTCTACGGAGTAGCGGCGAGTTGCATGGGTTGCCACACGGTGCCGGACGAACGCCTGGTGAATGTCGGAGGCCACACCACCGGCAGCCCTGGCTTCGAGCTCGTCGAGTGGTCCCAGGGGGAGATTCGGCACAACTTCCTGCAGTCCTTCCTGACCGGTGACGGCACCGAGAATCGTCAGCACGATGACCCCGAGAAACGTCCCATGTACGTGCTCGGTCGCCTGGTCGATCTGGAGTTCACGCTGCGCGCCGCCGCCGAGGCCACTGAACCCGGAACCTACTCCCGCGCCGTCGGACGACGCGCCAAGACCGCCACCGTCGAGCTGCGCAAAATCGCTCAGCAGGCGGAGATCGCCGAGATCGCCGACGCCCTCGAGATCGTCCGCGGCGTTCGGGTGGTACCGGACAACCGCGACGCCCTGTTGGCAGCGGCCGATGCGCTCGCCACGGTGGCAAAGCGCTTCGCCGCCGCCGACCAGGTGGCCGCCCAATCGGCGAGCCTCGATCCCCTGGTGCAGGGCCTGCCGATCGCTCTGCCGGAGCCGGAGCCCGCAGCCGTTGCCGCGACGGCCGCCACCGCCGCCGCTCCCGACGGCACGGCGGAAGCCGGCGATGCCGCGGGGGCGACGCCGGCGACTCGGGTGGTGCGCGCCGGGCGACCGGCCGTGGGCGATGTCAAGCGACGCATTCGACCGGCGAGCCGTCACCAGACCCTCGGCCCCGGAGCCTGCAGCGGCTGTCATCAGGAAGCCAACGACTGGTGGGCTCGGGACGCCCATTTCAGCTCTGCCGAGCCCTTCTTCAGCCGCTCGCCGCAGGCGGTGAGGATCGCGACCCTCTACGGCGTCCCGCGCGAGCAGATGGTCACCGGCCGCCACCTCTGCATGAACTGCCACGGCACGGTGGTTTCCGGCAGCGAGGCCTTCGAGGTCTTCGACGGCGCGAGCTGCGAGAGCTGCCACGGCGCCGCCGCCGACTACCTGGAGATTCATCGCGAGGGTGACAAGGCGCAGGGCGTCAACCGGCCGGGCTACCGCAAGGCCCTGGCGGCCGGCATGGTGGAGCTCAAGAAGCTGCCGGTGCGGGCACAAACCTGCACTAGCTGCCACTACATCACGGACCGGCGCTTGATCTCCTCGGGCCATCCCTCGGGGCAGGACTTCGATTACGTCGCCGGCATGGCCAAGGTGAAGCACTGGCCAACCGCCGATCCCGGCGCCGGCACCCTGCGCTCCGCCTTTGGAACGGTGGTGGCAGCCCGCGGGGCGGTGCCCGATGTTCCCCTCGGCGAGCTGCCGGAGACCGCCGAAGTGGCGGTGGCCGCCGCCAGCGCCGGCGCAACGCCCGGCCGGAGCTGGAACCGCGCCCGGCCGGCGAGCCGGACGGTGCGTGGCGGGCGCACGCCGGTCGCCAGCCTGCGCCGGCCCGGCGCTGCCCCGGTCGAGCTACCACCCTTCCCCGAAATCGACGCCGCGACTCCGATCGAAGAGTCTCTCTTGCTTCTCAAGGAACGCCTCGAGCAGGTCTACGAGGCCGTGCGCGGCGAGCGCTGA